The following proteins are co-located in the Acropora palmata chromosome 11, jaAcrPala1.3, whole genome shotgun sequence genome:
- the LOC141859109 gene encoding monocyte to macrophage differentiation factor-like isoform X1 — MPCLSCSRLMNLPAKKNEAYQPTVIEQSANIITHGIFVIPAMFAAFELHRNSKALSASHQFIAEVYGTSFILVFLISTLFHVVCLIDKFRSLRFFLHLSDRCIIYFFIAASYMPWFLLKDVSGIGDIVSRIVWCLAVAGTVYSYVFHEKYKTMETVFYLILGICPSLPLALASTDKAGLAEIAFGGAFYVSGVIFFKSDGRIPFAHAIWHLFCASGAWSHFYSVYTHFYLGKH, encoded by the exons ATGCCTTGTCTAAGTTGCTCCAG GCTGATGAACCTGCCTGCAAAGAAGAATGAAGCTTACCAGCCAACAGTGATAGAGCAATCTGCTAACATAATCACGCATGGT ATATTTGTCATACCAGCCATGTTTGCTGCGTTTGAGCTTCATCGCAATTCCAAAGCACTGTCAGCTTCTCATCAATTTATTGCTGAAGTTTATGGAACTTCGTTTATTCTTGTGTTTCTGATCTCAACGTTATTTCATGTAGTCTGTCTCATTGATAAATTCAG GTCACttagattttttttacatttgagCGATCGATGCAtcatatattttttcattgctgCTTCGTACATGCCTTG GTTTCTGTTAAAAGATGTCAGTGGGATTGGAGATATTGTGTCTCGGATTGTGTGGTGTCTGGCTGTTGCCGGCACTGTTTATTCGTACGTGTTCCATGAAAA GTACAAGACAATGGAGACAGTGTTCTATTTAATTCTTGGAATATGCCCATCTCTTCCACTAGCATTGGCAAGT ACAGATAAAGCTGGTTTGGCTGAGATTGCTTTTGGTGGAGCATTTTATGTCAGTGGTGTGATCTTTTTCAAGTCAGATGGACGCATACCTTTTGCGCATGCAATTTGGCATTTGTTTTGTGCATCAGGGGCATGGAGTCACTTCTATTCTGTGTACACACATTTTTATTTAGGAAAACATTAA
- the LOC141859109 gene encoding monocyte to macrophage differentiation factor-like isoform X2 produces MNLPAKKNEAYQPTVIEQSANIITHGIFVIPAMFAAFELHRNSKALSASHQFIAEVYGTSFILVFLISTLFHVVCLIDKFRSLRFFLHLSDRCIIYFFIAASYMPWFLLKDVSGIGDIVSRIVWCLAVAGTVYSYVFHEKYKTMETVFYLILGICPSLPLALASTDKAGLAEIAFGGAFYVSGVIFFKSDGRIPFAHAIWHLFCASGAWSHFYSVYTHFYLGKH; encoded by the exons ATGAACCTGCCTGCAAAGAAGAATGAAGCTTACCAGCCAACAGTGATAGAGCAATCTGCTAACATAATCACGCATGGT ATATTTGTCATACCAGCCATGTTTGCTGCGTTTGAGCTTCATCGCAATTCCAAAGCACTGTCAGCTTCTCATCAATTTATTGCTGAAGTTTATGGAACTTCGTTTATTCTTGTGTTTCTGATCTCAACGTTATTTCATGTAGTCTGTCTCATTGATAAATTCAG GTCACttagattttttttacatttgagCGATCGATGCAtcatatattttttcattgctgCTTCGTACATGCCTTG GTTTCTGTTAAAAGATGTCAGTGGGATTGGAGATATTGTGTCTCGGATTGTGTGGTGTCTGGCTGTTGCCGGCACTGTTTATTCGTACGTGTTCCATGAAAA GTACAAGACAATGGAGACAGTGTTCTATTTAATTCTTGGAATATGCCCATCTCTTCCACTAGCATTGGCAAGT ACAGATAAAGCTGGTTTGGCTGAGATTGCTTTTGGTGGAGCATTTTATGTCAGTGGTGTGATCTTTTTCAAGTCAGATGGACGCATACCTTTTGCGCATGCAATTTGGCATTTGTTTTGTGCATCAGGGGCATGGAGTCACTTCTATTCTGTGTACACACATTTTTATTTAGGAAAACATTAA